GGCGCCGCAGCGGTTTCGGCCGGCGCAGGGAGGCGACCGGTCGATGCTGAAACGTACGGCGAGAGCGCCGTGGAGGGGAGCGGGGCGCGGGAGAGGGGCGCTGCTGGCCTGCGTGCTCGCCGCCACCGCAGGGTGCGGGGTGCTGGGGCGGAGCCGCACGGTGCGGCTGGACCCGGTGGAGGTGACGAGGATCCAGAGGGAGGTGGAGGCCCGTCTCGTCGCGGAGCCAGTGATCGACGCGGCGCAGATCCGGGTGGAGGTGCTGGGTGGGGGCACCGTCGCGCTGCACGGCCCGGTGAACGGCTTCGGGGCTCTGCAGTGCGCCATCGCCAACGCCAGCCTGGTCCGGGGGGTGGAGAACGTGGTCGACTTCATGGTCCTCCGTCCCGGGCCGAGCACCGTCCGCTGCCTGGCGCCGAGGTCGCTCTCCGCCGTCCCACCGGCGCCGTCTCCCTCTCCGGAGGCGTGACCGCG
The Longimicrobiaceae bacterium genome window above contains:
- a CDS encoding BON domain-containing protein, whose amino-acid sequence is MLKRTARAPWRGAGRGRGALLACVLAATAGCGVLGRSRTVRLDPVEVTRIQREVEARLVAEPVIDAAQIRVEVLGGGTVALHGPVNGFGALQCAIANASLVRGVENVVDFMVLRPGPSTVRCLAPRSLSAVPPAPSPSPEA